The genomic region ATCTGCCGCTCCTGCTGCGCGGCGCGGTAACCACGGTGGAACTGTCAATCCTCGGCATGGCCCTCGCAATCGCGGCGGGCCTGGTCGTCGTGCTGCTGCGGCTTTACGGGGTCGCGCCGGTGCGCTGGCTGGCGCAGGCGTACGTCGAGGTCATCCGGGGCACACCGCTGCTCATCCAGCTTTTCCTGATTTACTATGGCCTGCCGGAGATCGGCATTCGCCTGAACGCCTTCTTCGCGGCGATTCTTGGACTGGGGCTGAATTACGCGGCCAGCGAGGCGGAGAATTATCGCGCCGGCATCCAGGCCGTGCCGCAGGGTCAAACCGAAGCCGCACAAGCGCTCGGCATGAGCCGGTGGCAGACGTTGCAACATATCGTGCTGCCGCAGGCGTTCCGGCTGGTGATCCCGCCGATGACCAACGACTTCATCGCCATGTTCAAGGACTCGTCCATCGTTTCCGTGATCACGATGGTGGAGCTGACGAAGGTTTATGGAATGCTGGCGATGTCCACTTACGATTACATCGGTCTGGGTCTGATGACCGCCGGGATTTATTTCGCCCTGAGCTATCCGGCCTCGATTTTTGCAAATCATCTGGAAAGAAAGTTGCGTTATGATCGCCGTTGAAAATCTGGTCAAATCGTACAATTCCAATCGCGTGTTGCACGGCATCGATCACGAGCAGGGACGCGGAGAGGCCGTCGTCCTGATCGGCCCGAGCGGCTGCGGCAAGAGCACTTTTTTGCGCTGCCTCAACCAGCTCGAGACCGCTGATGGCGGTCGCATCACGATTGACGGCCTGACCATCGAGGGCGGACGTCCGCCGCGGACGCGCGAAGAACGCGAGCAGCAGCGTCAGTTGCGGATGCGCGCCGGCATGGTCTTCCAGGCTTTCAACCTGTTCCCGCACCTCACGGTTTTGCAGAACGTCACGCAGGCGCCCGTCGTCGTGAAAGGCATGTCGCAGAACGAAGCCGAAACCCGCGCGCGTGATTTGCTGGCCAAGGTCGGCCTCGAAAGCAAGGCAGACGCCCACCCCGCGCAGCTTTCCGGCGGACAACAGCAACGGGTCGCGATTGCCCGGGCGCTGGCGATGGAACCGCGGGTGATGCTTTTCGACGAGCCGACCAGCGCGCTCGATCCCGAACTGCGCGACGAAGTGTTGCGGGTAATGCGACAACTGGCCGAGGAAGGCATGACCATGATCGTGGTGACGCACGAGATGCAGTTCGCCCGTGACATGGCGGACCGCGTTCTGTTCTTTGACGCGGGCCGCGTGGCGGA from Candidatus Angelobacter sp. harbors:
- a CDS encoding amino acid ABC transporter ATP-binding protein, yielding MIAVENLVKSYNSNRVLHGIDHEQGRGEAVVLIGPSGCGKSTFLRCLNQLETADGGRITIDGLTIEGGRPPRTREEREQQRQLRMRAGMVFQAFNLFPHLTVLQNVTQAPVVVKGMSQNEAETRARDLLAKVGLESKADAHPAQLSGGQQQRVAIARALAMEPRVMLFDEPTSALDPELRDEVLRVMRQLAEEGMTMIVVTHEMQFARDMADRVLFFDAGRVAESGPPDQLFSNPRHERTREFLSRVTTR
- a CDS encoding ABC transporter substrate-binding protein/permease; the encoded protein is VGLRKKDAALFAAINKSIEELAGDHTLERIYRKYGVWDERQEHLKDYQPEVVPEKKAISTLREWPKYLPLLLRGAVTTVELSILGMALAIAAGLVVVLLRLYGVAPVRWLAQAYVEVIRGTPLLIQLFLIYYGLPEIGIRLNAFFAAILGLGLNYAASEAENYRAGIQAVPQGQTEAAQALGMSRWQTLQHIVLPQAFRLVIPPMTNDFIAMFKDSSIVSVITMVELTKVYGMLAMSTYDYIGLGLMTAGIYFALSYPASIFANHLERKLRYDRR